aagattacagggagaaggcagaagaatggggttgaaagagataataaatcagccatgatcaaatagtggagcagactcgatgggctgagtggtctaattctgctcccgtgtctTATGGTCACAGAGCTCTGACAGATATTTCAACTTTATACAATTCTAATCAAGCTTTACCCAAGAGAATGCTGCCTTAACTTCAGGATCTCCGCTGAGATATTGTATAAACAAAACTCACATGATGCTAGTTTACCTAAAAATAAATGCGCTGCTAGCACTGTTTCACTCTGAACAAACTCCCAATCTCTCAGTGTTGGGGGATACTCCTGCTCCACGTCCAATAGGTACAGCTTTGGGTGACAGGGTGGAGTGACATCTCAACGTAGGAGGTGTGAGGCACTCTTTCcccccactagcctgcaggtcgctTTGGGCAAATTGCCTGcttggcagacaatctctgaagagatttgataacggttggggtcacccgtcttgtaaacacactgcccagaaggcggcagtGGTAAACCACtcttgtagaaaaatttgccaagaacaatcatagtcatggaaagaccttGATCACgtacatcatacgacatggcacaaaaTGATGATGACAGTTTGGCAGTGAGGTGCCCCATGGTGGGGGGGCACCAACTCAGCTAACGTGGGGGCTTGGAGCAGAAGTCTAAAACCCCAGCAACTTGGTCGTCACACCTCATTGGATAAATACTCAGaccaatgcacacacacacaaaatgctggaggaactctgcaggccagtcagcattcatggaaatgaacaaacagtcgatgttttgggctgaaaccctttttcaggactggaaaggaagggggaagatgccagaataaaaaggtgggggggggcggAACAGAAGAAGGAGATGGGTGAAGCAAAGTGGtttaaaaaggaaaaggaaaggggctggagatgaaggaatctgagagtggaccacgggagaaagggaaggaggaggggcaccatggGGAGAAAAGACACACTCTACAAGGGTATTTTTGAGCATTGAGATGTTTGTGAGATAATGTAGAAATGCAACCATTCTGAAGCATTGACAAGGAACATGGCAAATTTTGCACTGCCCTGATAAGAATGGGAGCGGAAGAAgatgggtgaagccaagtggtttagaaaggtaaagagctggagatgaaggaatctgataggagaggagagtggcctgtaggagaaagggaaggaggaggggcagagtgaggtgacaggcagctgagaagatgcaaggggccagagtggggagtagaagaagaggggagtgggaggAACAACttgttttactggaaggagaatctatattcatgtcatcagattggagggtatGCAGAAGAAAGATTAAGTATTGCTCCTTCACCccaagggtggcctcattgtggacgGGTTGGAACGGGAAAGGGAGTGAGAATTAAAATGTCGGGCCATCAGGACATTCCGCTTTTGGGAGATGAAGCTGCGGTGGTTAttgtgccatcagtttggaggctacccaggcagaatagttttcatgccatcagactgATAATGATCAGCCTTCATATTGAATTTTTTTTCAGCATCTGCTCATTGCAAGCAAGAGCAAAAGCTGTTGTCCTCAAGAAAATGGTGGGGAGCTGCCTTCTCAAACCGAATCCTTCCGGTGAAGGTGCTCCCACAGTGAATAGGGGTGTTGTTCTAGGATCCAGACCCAATGACAGCTCGAAGGGGAAAATCAGGATACGATGGTGGTCTTCATGCTCACGATAGAGGTCTGAGGCTTGGAAGTGCAGCTAAGACAGTCCAGGTAAAATAAGATAAGcttgatttgtcacatgtacatcacagcacacagtgaaatgcgtcatttgcgtcaatggccaacacagtctgATGATGTGCTGGGGGCCAACAAGAAGTtccaccaacacagcatgcccaccacTTCCCAACCCTATactgtaggtctttggactgtgggaggaaaccaaagcgatcatggggagaacatacaaactccttacagacagacgtGGCAATTGAACTCTGGTTGTTGGCACCGTAAAGCGTTACGCCAACCGCTGCACTACTGCGCCACTCCGCGCAAGTACAATCTGAAACTGGTTCACATAGCAGCCACTACGTGCGAGTGTCGGAGGATCGGGAGGTCATTCGAGTGGCTGCAGAGTCCTGCGTGGTGTTGAGTTTGAGAGACATCCAGGTAGGTGCGGGGCATTCCCTCTCGCTCCCAAAGTGCCTCGTGGGCCAGTGATTCGCTGCCCCAGGATACCCCGCTTCTGACCTACTTCTCAATAATATTTATGAATCCTTCCCCCAACACAAAATTTTACTGCTGAAGCTTCAGCCAGCTCTTCCTCACACAGCCAGCCTCTGCTGTTCACCCACCCTGCAGAAAGAAGCCAGCCAcgagagcagaagtgagtgctgAAACACAGCCAGCTGGTATTGGCCAGTTCTGGCTGTAATTCAGCTTTCAGAGTTCCCTCTGCTCAGGCAGTGCGCAGTCAGCTTGGTTAAATATTCACTCAGGCCTCAAAACACCATGTATTGCCCAGAGAAAACAGCATTACATCAATGTACAACGGAAACACGGCTATTAAGAACAGAAACCAGAACAAGGAATACAAAGAGAAAATAAACAGAAGattttctgcagatgttggaaattaaaagtaacacacacaaactgctggaggaacttagcagatcaggcagcatctatgaaggggaataactagtctatgttttgggctgagacccttcatcaggactgggaaggaagggcagaagctagaataaaTTGGGGGAGGAGAAGTGCAAGGTGAtggatgagaccaggtgagagggaaggctggtgggtggatgggggaaggagTGTGAAGTGAAATGCTGGGAGGCGAGAGGTGGAAGAGGGCTGGAAAAGGTTGTAtctaattggagaggagagtggaacatgTGAGATAGGGAACGAGGGGGGCAAGGAGCGGTAatgggtgggtgaggagagaaggtcagaggggagccagaacaggagacagaaaagagagaaaggggCGGGATTACTGAAAGTTCGAGAaaccaatattcatgccatcaggttgggggctatccAGAaagaatacgaggtgttgctcctccaacctgagtgtagcctcaatGTGGCATTATATATGTAAATTATGTATTTTTGCTTATTTAAGTAATTACAGGTTATAGGCAAACATACATTAACTGCTTATGTCATCACACTAACACCTTATATGGGGGTGCCACATTTAAAGTAAACTCCCAATAgcttctttgaattaatttactGCTTTGAAGTTACAACACTTTAACAGTAtccagttcagatgaagggtcttgacatgactgctgagttcctccaacagagagagagagtgtctgtgttagttactccagattccagtgtcACTCACCTCAGTGAAAAGAGAAGTAACTAGACCTTCCCTGGCAGTCAGGTTCAGACAACAGGTGAGGGAATCTGGAGAAATTACAGCAGACATTCCATTCACTCTGCTTCTAACGTTTATACAATTTAACTGCTGATCATACTATAGGGATAAGTTTATTAGAAATATAAACATGGTCTAAATCAATACACAGTTTTAAATATACTCCAGATCAACACAAGCTCCAAATAGTTTTGTGACCAAACCAGAGGGTTAGTTAACAATTTTTTTTAGTTCttaaccttgccgtttctttagcactCTTGCCTGTTTTTAAAAATGAGGCAGAGTTGCTAGCTCGCCACTCAGCTCAGCATGGGTGGAaggaaggagctggccagattcaaaCCCGGGGTCACacgcagatgccactacaccaccggcaaGCTACAACTCAACATTCGCAGTGGGTATAGCTCTCAGTACAACCACAAAAGAGAACAATCGCCAAGATAGTGTAAATGGTCCGCCGTTTATAAAAAGGTCAACGACTAGAATTAAAGCCAACTCTTAAATAGGTTTGTTGTGGTATGGATTTAAATATAAAACATTGTAAACTAAAGCTGATAGCATTACAATATAGGTTTAGCTTAAATTCCTTTACAAGATAACAATGTGTAGAAACAGCTGTTTAATTCCATGTATTAGTTACATATTTAAAGTACAATTAAAACAGTATTTTCAATAACTAAAATCCTGTTACGTGGTCTTATACCTGAAAGATCTAGGTTTCTTTCCCCTCCTTCGCTGCCTAACGTGCTTTAGTACTTTTAGAATTTTTGTTACTGTTTTACGAGTGTTCCCTTTTGCAAGTCTAGTCAGAAGACATGACAAGAGAGCAAATTCTCTCCCAGTAGCAACATGATGGGGGACGTCCAGGCAGTGACTGACCACTCACAGCTTCCAGATGCACTGGTGGGGCAGCAGGAACGTGGCCACCCACACAAAAGCTCACCAGCAAGTCATGTAGCAAAAATGGCACTCCAGCAGCAGAATATCAAATTAAATCCAAGACAATTAAACTGACATTTCACATCAGCATCATAAAACAACGGCCTTTCTGCTGCCAATCCTAAACCGGAGGCCTCCCAGTGTCCACTATGGCTTTTGCGGTGTGGCAATTAAACACGTTATTCCCTGTTGTGTGTGGGCGACGTTCCTCCATTGCAATTGGTAGATACCATGTAGTCCATAAATACCTGGTACACCCCAAGGCAGTGGGTTACTCTTTCAGAAGACCAAGTTTTTTCAAAGCCTCTTTGTGGTCCTTGTTGGAGGGCCCTGGTGGGACTGCTTGCACGTTCAGTCCCTTGGGCGGAGATTTGGCCGAGATGTGCCGTATTCTTATTGGGAAAAATTTCCCAGATGGCTTCTCGGATGGCACCTTATCCAGAGGGGCTCCGTGCCGGGCAGACAGATCGATCTCTGAGCAGATTGACATGGGCCTTGGTTTAGAGACTTTTTTCTGACCTGGAACACCGGCAGTGCCAATGATGGAGCCAGCCTGCGTCAGGTCAGGGTACGGATTCACCTGGTTATCACCTGATGCACCAAACCGCTTCAGGCTGCTGGATTTACCGGAGCCCAGTGGCCAGTGCGGTAAGCTGACATTTCTCACGTGGCCTTCATTTAAATTTGTGGATCTTTTGACAGTGGGCAATGTCTTGCTGGTGCCAGCGCTCAGGGCAGTGTTGGATGGCATCAGATGTGGGCTGGGTAGAATGCTCTCATTGGAGGCACTAAACCTCTTCAAGTTGTTTGATTTGGCAGCTGGCAGCTGCCAGTGTAGCCTTTTCCCATTATCTGGGCCCTTGCTTGGTTTCTCAGCTGCCAGCCTCATGCCAGGACCCGCAGCGCTGGCAACTGGGTGGCTGGTATCAACACGCAGACCTCTTGGACTGTGATGCTTGCTTTGTGTCACATCTGTCTCGGGGTGACTGCCTTTCTCCCCGTCGTCCCCGGCGCCCAACTGACCATTGGCTGCTCTCACGA
The genomic region above belongs to Hemitrygon akajei chromosome 27, sHemAka1.3, whole genome shotgun sequence and contains:
- the LOC140717377 gene encoding uncharacterized protein — translated: MDSIASVGHVGNYNNETSHDSSYSDDSWNDLSVEEKECLMFFEETIDSFYVEELGETETVSTENGNHPPPRPENPYFQTAEAAGKFPRAVSPFHEDSSNSPSPQVEEGNSGLNSLPKYSLEPSGDSLGPETSTEEIWQRSLPTPVHLSVESRNDKVKLGPPTAPKPGKLPPNIILKSFKRSDPGLHPPGLLKGPKDAQRNNGVSKDGVSEGEAQQIRMEALAKLGLLTETGSCKWGHSDFVRAANGQLGAGDDGEKGSHPETDVTQSKHHSPRGLRVDTSHPVASAAGPGMRLAAEKPSKGPDNGKRLHWQLPAAKSNNLKRFSASNESILPSPHLMPSNTALSAGTSKTLPTVKRSTNLNEGHVRNVSLPHWPLGSGKSSSLKRFGASGDNQVNPYPDLTQAGSIIGTAGVPGQKKVSKPRPMSICSEIDLSARHGAPLDKVPSEKPSGKFFPIRIRHISAKSPPKGLNVQAVPPGPSNKDHKEALKKLGLLKE